AATTCTAGCGCACTGACCATTCGGCTAGGATGGCTCGTAGAACTACTTTACTAACAAGAAAGTAgtatttttgttgataatgGCTGTTAAGTGAGCTGAACTTCTCATGTTCTTGAGCGACGTGTTTTGATTGAATgccaattttttattaatacaacAATACATCTTTTTTATTAGGATATATCATGAAATTTAAGTGTAATTTCCACCTTTTAAGGTTAAAGACTAAGGGGTTGAATTGTAATACATACTTAAATGGCCCGATTTTCGACAAGAACAGGCccttagtcttttttctttttttttggaaagcacaaatgcacaaaaaaacgattttccattttttcccgtttcctttttcttttcttttttagagtatATTACCATTTCCATTTTAACCAAAAAGGAGTATTTCCAACTACTCTAGGCTAGTAATAGTACCAATCAATCAATCTAGGCCAGGAAAGCCTAGGATAAGATGAAAAAAACCCAGCCTTTAAGAATTGTTCCCCTTACCTTTAAGAATTTATGTCCTTCTGGAAAATCAGTAAATGCAGTAGATGCCTCAACATCCAAACTCTTCACCAAAATCTCTCCTGCTTGtcttttactttcaattgacgTTCCGTCAACTTCAGAAGTTAGAGGAAGCGACTGTGTCTCTTGAGGTGGGAACAATTTCCTAACTGGTTTCACCGGGGATGTTCTTTTGACAGGTAATTGTTCACGGAATTCTGGTCTTAAATGTCTGAAGACAGGGGGCGTAGCACAGCCTTTCATagaattttccactttttctTCCTTAGTATCACTAACAGAACTGGATTTAACAGTGGATCTTTTTGGTGCTTTGACAGGGGTCAAATAATTTCTAGCCAAAGCTCCAGGTCCGTAAAGTCTTTCTATTCGTTGCTCGATAAAACTTTTCTTTCCAGTCGAATGGCTAGTATTTCCATTGTCAGTAACACTTACAGGGGTCACGAAAGGAACTTCTAAGGTCCTAAAATTCCCCTCTTTATGATCTATCCTATTTCTCATTCTACCTCTCTCAGGGATGTAAACTTCATTCACTCTAACTACGGGTATTTCAACACCAGCTTCATCgttattgttatttaaaaatgatgaaaagaaTGTCTGTCTTTCActtctttcttttctcaaaTAACCTCTATCAACACTTTTGCTTCTCAGAGGCCCACTACATTTTGACGGAGGATGAGTTGGATTCCctcttgaaaatttattatttaactcCATAACAGCAACAGGACTAAGAAGGCCACCAAGAGTAGTTAACGGAACGGAAGGTATTTCCCCAGGTCTGAGAGGACTACCATCCCTGCTTTTGTTTAACAGCAAAGGTAACCGATCTCTACTATTTTCCCGGGACCTTAGTTCTCTTCTGATATCAGAGTTATAACAAGTTAATTCCGAATATCCGTTGACTGAACAGGAGATGTTGACATATGAGAGAGGGCGTGACTTTTGAGATGTTTGATTAGAGCTCTCCATTAGAAAGTACAATAGATGATTGCCAAACGCATATGCGTGTTCTTTTACCTAAAATAGAATAAACACCATTAGCAATAAAGAAAATCATTATATTTGACTTTTCCCCTAGTTTGGCTCTTTTAAGAACATATTAAGAGTATAATCATTTTTTGGAATTCACTATTTGTAgagaaaaaatccatttttatacGTACAGAtgaataaagaatttaattaaaaggaagaggggggggggtctcttCGT
This is a stretch of genomic DNA from Artemia franciscana chromosome 18, ASM3288406v1, whole genome shotgun sequence. It encodes these proteins:
- the LOC136038811 gene encoding uncharacterized protein LOC136038811 translates to MESSNQTSQKSRPLSYVNISCSVNGYSELTCYNSDIRRELRSRENSRDRLPLLLNKSRDGSPLRPGEIPSVPLTTLGGLLSPVAVMELNNKFSRGNPTHPPSKCSGPLRSKSVDRGYLRKERSERQTFFSSFLNNNNDEAGVEIPVVRVNEVYIPERGRMRNRIDHKEGNFRTLEVPFVTPVSVTDNGNTSHSTGKKSFIEQRIERLYGPGALARNYLTPVKAPKRSTVKSSSVSDTKEEKVENSMKGCATPPVFRHLRPEFREQLPVKRTSPVKPVRKLFPPQETQSLPLTSEVDGTSIESKRQAGEILVKSLDVEASTAFTDFPEGHKFLKILSSERERILKLITEAELYLQIPELEAMEDVTGKIRAAIGLAKLLLSQKMEQFAGLCHKNIKPPSNDPFPTTGCDLAGFWDMVAIQVDHVNCLFNDIRELKKANWNIDSVPCHIAPISSGAVAPPKKRTNEKTQNVAVAKSAKAAEAAKSREEARKKLAEMRRASAAAKKKEAGIEIFA